In a single window of the Raphanus sativus cultivar WK10039 chromosome 9, ASM80110v3, whole genome shotgun sequence genome:
- the LOC108827832 gene encoding rho GDP-dissociation inhibitor 1 isoform X2 encodes MGLEDEKKGGEASGETSEKETGLSRKNSDSSLSPTEDDDEDEKKPQLGPMIALKEQLEKDKDDESLRRWKEQLIGVVDLEDVGETPDPVVKILDLTVRSPDREEMVLTIPDDGLPNPKGPWFTIKEGSKYTLVFNFRVTNNIVSGLRYNNTVWKTGVKVDSTKTMLGTFSPQAEPYQHVMPEEITPSGIFARGSYSARTKFIDDDSKCYLEINYTFDIRKNWQ; translated from the exons ATGGGGTTGGAAGATGAGAAGAAGGGAGGAGAAGCTTCAGGAGAGACATCAGAAAAAGAAACAGGGCTGAGCAGAAAAAACagtgatagctctttgtctccgACAGAAGATGATGACGAAGACGAGAAGAAGCCCCAGCTCGGTCCCATGATTGCTCTCAAAGAACAGCTTGAGAAAGACaag GATGATGAAAGCTTGAGGAGATGGAAGGAACAGCTAATCGGCGTGGTGGATTTGGAAGATGTAGGAG AGACACCGGATCCAGTAGTAAAGATACTAGACTTAACAGTTAGGTCTCCAGACAGAGAGGAGATGGTATTAACGATACCTGATGATGGATTACCTAACCCTAAAGGTCCTTGGTTCACCATAAAGGAAGGATCTAAGTACACACTTGTCTTCAACTTCCGTGTCACCAACAATATTGTTTCGGGCCTTCGCTATAATAACACCGTCTGGAAAACCGGTGTCAAGG TTGATAGTACGAAAACAATGCTTGGGACTTTTAGTCCTCAAGCTGAGCCATACCAACATGTGATGCCTGAAGAAATAACACCGTCTGGTATTTTCGCTAGAGGATCATATTCCGCAAGAACTAAG TTTATTGATGACGACAGTAAGTGCTACTTGGAGATCAACTACACCTTTGACATCCGCAAGAATTGGCAATGA
- the LOC108827832 gene encoding rho GDP-dissociation inhibitor 1 isoform X1 has protein sequence MGLEDEKKGGEASGETSEKETGLSRKNSDSSLSPTEDDDEDEKKPQLGPMIALKEQLEKDKDDESLRRWKEQLIGVVDLEDVGETPDPVVKILDLTVRSPDREEMVLTIPDDGLPNPKGPWFTIKEGSKYTLVFNFRVTNNIVSGLRYNNTVWKTGVKGIFIFLLVSWGNLKNVSMSSSHVLVSLSFGAVDSTKTMLGTFSPQAEPYQHVMPEEITPSGIFARGSYSARTKFIDDDSKCYLEINYTFDIRKNWQ, from the exons ATGGGGTTGGAAGATGAGAAGAAGGGAGGAGAAGCTTCAGGAGAGACATCAGAAAAAGAAACAGGGCTGAGCAGAAAAAACagtgatagctctttgtctccgACAGAAGATGATGACGAAGACGAGAAGAAGCCCCAGCTCGGTCCCATGATTGCTCTCAAAGAACAGCTTGAGAAAGACaag GATGATGAAAGCTTGAGGAGATGGAAGGAACAGCTAATCGGCGTGGTGGATTTGGAAGATGTAGGAG AGACACCGGATCCAGTAGTAAAGATACTAGACTTAACAGTTAGGTCTCCAGACAGAGAGGAGATGGTATTAACGATACCTGATGATGGATTACCTAACCCTAAAGGTCCTTGGTTCACCATAAAGGAAGGATCTAAGTACACACTTGTCTTCAACTTCCGTGTCACCAACAATATTGTTTCGGGCCTTCGCTATAATAACACCGTCTGGAAAACCGGTGTCAAGGGtatttttatctttcttcttGTGTCTTGGGGTAATCTTAAAAATGTCTCAATGTCCTCTTCTCATGTTTTGGTGTCTCTTTCTTTTGGAGCAGTTGATAGTACGAAAACAATGCTTGGGACTTTTAGTCCTCAAGCTGAGCCATACCAACATGTGATGCCTGAAGAAATAACACCGTCTGGTATTTTCGCTAGAGGATCATATTCCGCAAGAACTAAG TTTATTGATGACGACAGTAAGTGCTACTTGGAGATCAACTACACCTTTGACATCCGCAAGAATTGGCAATGA
- the LOC108827831 gene encoding leucine-rich repeat extensin-like protein 2: MLVLPSPRLFFFLLFILFSTCFLHTRAQEGQGDISGDNIKVDPSLTFENPSLRQAYIALQSWKQAIFSDPFNFTANWNGSDVCSYNGVYCASSPSRPQTRVVAGIDLNHADMAGYLPPELGLLTDLALFHLNSNRFCGTVPATFKNMKLLYELDLSNNRFVGKFPMVVLSLPSLKFLDLRYNEFEGVIPSKLFDKELDAIFLNHNRFRFGIPENMGNSPVSALVLADNDLGGCIPGSIGLMGKTLNEIILSNDNLTGCLPPQIGNLKNVTVFDVSFNRLSGPLPSSVGNMKSLEQLNVANNRFTGVIPSSICQLSNLDNFTYSSNFFTGDAPRCVALSGDNVAVNGSMNCVAGKEGQRSAEECSSPASRPVDCSKFGCNNIFSPPPSFRMSPTVRVLPPPPPSSKMSPTFRATPPPPSSKMSPTFRAYPPPPPSSKMSPSVKSYPPPPPPKYEPSPPPPPSSEMSPTVRAYPPPPPPSPPPPSPPPPYIYSSPPPPPPSPTYVYSSPPPPPPSPPPPSPPPPYIYSSPPPPPPSPPPPYIYSSPPPPPPSPTYVYSSPPPPPQYQQTPSPPEYYPSPSPPTYYAVQSPPPPPHVDCPPVTSPSPPPPVYYTPVTQSPPPPPPVYYPPVTQSPPPPPVYYPPVTQSPPPPPVYYPPVTQSPPPPPLYYPPVTKSPPPPPPVYYPPVTQSPPPPPVYYPPVTQSPPPPPPVEYHPPATPNHPPPPPPKGCNDGPSNDHHYQTPTPPSPPPPSYEDTPLPPIHGVSYASPPPPSIPYY, translated from the coding sequence aTGTTGGTTTTACCTTCTCCtcgtctcttcttcttcctcctcttcatctTGTTCTCCACTTGTTTCTTGCATACAAGAGCTCAAGAAGGCCAAGGTGATATAAGTGGTGACAATATCAAGGTTGACCCGAGTCTCACGTTCGAAAACCCGAGTCTTCGTCAAGCCTACATTGCTCTTCAATCATGGAAACAAGCTATTTTCTCTGACCCTTTTAACTTCACAGCTAACTGGAATGGCTCGGATGTTTGCTCTTACAATGGTGTCTACTGTGCCTCTTCTCCTTCTCGTCCGCAAACCCGGGTTGTTGCGGGCATTGATCTTAACCATGCCGATATGGCTGGTTATTTACCTCCCGAGCTCGGTCTTCTCACTGATCTGGCTCTCTTCCATCTCAACTCGAACCGGTTCTGTGGAACAGTCCCTGCCACGTTTAAAAACATGAAGCTTCTATACGAGCTTGATTTGAGTAACAACCGTTTTGTAGGGAAGTTCCCTATGGTTGTCTTGTCCTTGCCTTCCCTTAAGTTCTTGGATCTCCGTTACAACGAGTTTGAAGGTGTTATCCCATCCAAGCTTTTCGACAAAGAGCTTGATGCCATATTCTTGAACCATAACCGATTTCGGTTTGGGATACCGGAGAACATGGGAAACTCTCCGGTTTCAGCTCTGGTTCTTGCGGATAACGATCTTGGAGGTTGTATACCGGGAAGTATCGGTCTAATGGGGAAGACCCTTAATGAGATCATCCTCTCTAACGATAACTTAACCGGTTGCTTACCACCACAGATTGGAAATCTTAAGAATGTGACGGTTTTCGACGTCAGTTTCAACCGGTTAAGCGGTCCGTTACCGTCCAGCGTTGGAAACATGAAGAGCTTGGAGCAGCTCAATGTTGCTAACAATAGGTTCACTGGAGTTATCCCAAGCAGCATTTGTCAGCTCTCAAACCTTGACAACTTCACTTACTCTTCCAACTTCTTCACCGGTGATGCTCCGAGATGTGTGGCTCTTTCGGGAGACAATGTGGCAGTTAATGGATCGATGAATTGTGTTGCCGGTAAAGAAGGTCAAAGATCAGCTGAAGAGTGTTCATCTCCAGCCTCACGCCCTGTTGACTGTAGCAAATTTGGATGCAACAATATATTCTCTCCTCCGCCGTCTTTTAGGATGTCACCCACCGTCCGAGTACTTCCTCCACCACCTCCGTCTTCCAAGATGTCGCCTACGTTTAGAGCAACACCACCACCTCCGTCATCTAAGATGTCACCTACTTTTAGAGCAtatcctccaccaccaccgtctTCCAAGATGTCTCCTTCTGTCAAGTCCTATCCTCCTCCTCCCCCGCCTAAATATGAGCCatctccgcctcctcctccttcttccgAAATGTCACCTACTGTTAGAGCATaccctccaccaccaccaccatcacctCCCCCACCATCTCCTCCTCCGCCGTATATATACtcatctccaccacctcctccgcCGTCTCCAACCTACGTCTACtcatctccaccaccaccaccaccgtcacCTCCTCCACCATCTCCCCCACCACCATATATCTACtcatctccaccaccaccacctccatcACCTCCGCCACCATATATCTACtcatctccaccacctcctccaccaTCTCCAACCTACGTCTACtcatctccaccaccaccaccccaATATCAGCAAACACCTTCCCCACCTGAATACTATCCATCACCTTCACCGCCTACTTACTACGCCGTTCAATCTCCACCGCCGCCACCACACGTTGACTGCCCACCAGTAACAAGTCCTTCCCCTCCACCACCGGTCTACTATACACCGGTTACACAAAGCCCCCCACCTCCACCGCCGGTTTACTATCCCCCAGTAACACAAAGTCCTCCTCCACCACCGGTATACTATCCGCCCGTAACACAAagcccaccaccaccacctgtGTATTATCCTCCGGTAACACAAagtccaccaccaccacctctgtACTATCCTCCCGTAACAAAAagtcctccaccaccaccaccggtttaCTATCCACCTGTAACACAAAGTCCTCCACCGCCACCAGTTTACTATCCACCTGTAACACAAAGTCCTCCACCGCCACCACCGGTTGAGTACCATCCACCGGCAACCCCAAACCaccctccaccaccaccacctaaGGGATGCAACGACGGTCCAAGTAATGACCATCACTACCAAACACCAACGCCACCTTCTCCACCGCCTCCATCCTACGAGGACACACCTCTACCGCCAATCCACGGTGTCTCTTACGcctctcctcctccaccgtCAATCCCATACTACTAA
- the LOC108823369 gene encoding phosphatidate cytidylyltransferase 1: protein MEEESSPSTPVQRLRHRKRSSTEILDGDKVSASPLLVNDRNKYKSFMVRTYSTLWMIGGFVMVVYMGHLYITAMVLVIQIFMAKELFNLLRKAPEDKCLPGIKQLNWHFFFTAMLFVYGRILSQRLANTVTADQFLYRLVSGLIKYHMAICYFLYIIGFMWFILTLKKKMYKYQFGQYAWTHMILIVVFTQSSFTVANIFEGIFWFLLPASLIIINDIFAYIFGFFFGRTPLIKLSPKKTWEGFIGASVTTIISAFVLANVLGRFPWLTCPRQDLSTGWLQCDADPLFKPEPFTLPAWIPGWFPWKEMEVLPVQWHALCLGLFASIIAPFGGFFASGFKRAFKIKDFGDSIPGHGGITDRMDCQMVMAVFAYIYLQSFIVSQSVSVDKILDQILTNLSFEEQQALFTRLGQMIGNS from the exons ATGGAAGAGGAGAGCTCCCCTTCGACACCAGTACAAAGGCTTAGGCATCGAAAACGCTCCTCTACTGAG ATTCTGGATGGGGATAAAGTGAGTGCAAGCCCTCTGCTTGTTAACGATCGAAACAAGTACAAATCTTTCATGGTCCGGACTTACTCTACGCTATGGATGATCGGCGGTTTTGTCATGGTTGTCTACATGGGGCATCTCTACATCACTGCCATGGTGCTTGTTATCCAGATCTTCATGGCCAAAGAGCTCTTTAATCTGCTCAGGAAAGCACCTGAGGATAAATGTCTCCCCGGGATCAAACAGCTGAACTG GCACTTCTTTTTCACTGCCATGCTTTTCGTGTATGGCAGGATCCTTAGTCAACGGTTAGCTAATACTGTGACTGCAGACCAGTTCCTCTACAGGCTTGTCAGTGGTCTAATCAAATACCACATGGCTATCTGTTACTTCTTGTATATTATAG GTTTCATGTGGTTCATTCTGACATTAAAGAAGAAGATGTACAAGTACCAGTTTGGCCAATATGCATGGACCCACATGATTTTGATAGTCGTCTTTACTCAGTCCTCCTTCACTGTTGCCAACATATTCGAAGGAATCTTCTG GTTTCTTCTTCCGGCATCTTTGATTATAATCAACGACATCTTTGCTTACATTTTCGGTTTCTTCTTTGGAAGAACACCCTTGATAAAGCTGTCTCCTAAGAAAACATGGGAGGGCTTCATCGGAGCCTCTGTAACAACCATCATCTCTGCATTTGTT CTGGCAAATGTTTTGGGTCGTTTCCCATGGTTGACATGCCCGCGTCAG GATTTGTCCACTGGCTGGCTACAATGTGATGCTGATCCATTGTTCAAACCTGAACCTTTTACTTTACCTGCGTGGATTCCTGGATGG TTTCCTTGGAAGGAAATGGAGGTCCTCCCTGTTCAGTGGCATGCTTTATGCCTCGGTTTGTTCGCATCAATCATAGCACCTTTCGGAGGGTTTTTCGCTAGCGGGTTTAAAAGAGCATTCAAAATCAAG GACTTTGGTGATAGTATTCCAGGACATGGTGGAATCACTGATCGAATGGACTGCCAG ATGGTAATGGCAGTATTTGCTTACATATATCTCCAGTCCTTTATCGTCTCCCAAAGCGTTTCCGTTGACAAAATCCTGGACCAG ATATTGACGAACCTTAGCTTCGAGGAACAACAAGCTCTCTTCACGAGATTAGGGCAGATGATTGGTAACTCGTAG
- the LOC108825781 gene encoding disease resistance protein ADR2 → MAASSSLPHFVFPSFHGPDVRKGILSHLHNVFARKKITMFNDQEMERCQPIGSTLIQAIREAKASIVLISKNYASSRCCLDELLEILNCQEASGQIVMPVFYDVEPSDVKKQKGDFGIIFKTTCDGASEEKKRRWIEALTCVATITGEHSLKCHDDAEMLEKISTVMLNKLKMEKLKEEFGIHDVDQNGFITKEELQYVIAKSGVKVTDRQVRKTIKAADADHDGRISYDEFVKFMEKVDIENVPWWESSHCHGRKIKKIFNKLAGYWM, encoded by the exons ATGGCGGCTTCTTCTTCCTTGCCTCACTTTGTCTTCCCGAGCTTCCATGGGCCAGATGTTCGTAAAGGAATCCTTAGTCATTTACACAATGTCTTTGCGAGGAAAAAAATCACCATGTTCAATGATCAGGAGATGGAGAGATGCCAGCCGATTGGATCCACACTCATACAAGCCATTAGAGAAGCAAAAGCTTCCATCGTTTTGATCTCGAAGAATTATGCTTCTTCGAGATGTTGTTTAGATGAACTGCTTGAAATCTTGAACTGCCAAGAAGCTTCAGGGCAGATTGTGATGCCGGTTTTCTACGACGTTGAGCCGTCGGATGTAAAGAAACAGAAGGGAGACTTCGGGATCATATTTAAGACAACCTGTGATGGTGCATCAGAGGAAAAGAAGCGGAGATGGATCGAAGCTTTGACATGTGTAGCAACCATAACTGGAGAACACTCTCTTAAGTG tcatGATGATGCTGAGATGCTCGAAAAGATTTCCACAGTTATGTTGAACAAACTGAAAATGGAAAAGCTCAAGGAAGAGTTTGGGATTCACGATGTAGACCAGAATGGTTTCATAACTAAAGAAGAGCTTCAATATGTGATAGCAAAAAGTGGGGTCAAAGTAACTGATAGACAAGTTCGTAAGACCATCAAGGCAGCTGATGCTGATCATGATGGTCGGATCAGCTATGATGAGTTCGTCAAATTCATGGAAAA GGTTGATATAGAAAATGTGCCATGGTGGGAAAGTTCGCACTGTCATGGaaggaaaataaagaaaattttcaacAAACTGGCAGGCTATTGGATGTAA
- the LOC108826647 gene encoding phosphatidate cytidylyltransferase 1-like, translating to MRQHQSTSLSPWLTCPRQDLSTGWLQCDADPLFKPEPFTLPAWIPGWFPWKEMEVLPVQWHALCLGLFASIIAPFGGFFASGFKREFKIKDFGDSIPGHGGITDRMDCQMVMAVFAYIYLQSFIVSQSVSVDKILDQILTNLSFEEQQALFTRLGQMIGNS from the exons atgaggcaacaccaa TCGACATCACTGTCCCCGTGGTTGACATGCCCACGTCAG GATTTGTCCACTGGCTGGCTACAATGCGATGCTGACCCATTGTTTAAACCTGAACCTTTTACTTTACCTGCGTGGATTCCTGGATGG TTTCCTTGGAAGGAAATGGAGGTTCTCCCTGTTCAGTGGCATGCTTTATGCCTCGGTTTGTTCGCATCAATCATAGCACCTTTCGGAGGGTTTTTCGCTAGCGGGTTTAAAAGAGAATTCAAAATCAAG GACTTTGGTGATAGTATTCCAGGACATGGTGGAATCACTGATCGAATGGACTGCCAG ATGGTAATGGCAGTATTTGCTTACATATATCTCCAGTCATTTATCGTCTCCCAAAGCGTTTCCGTTGACAAAATCCTGGACCAG ATATTGACGAACCTTAGCTTCGAGGAACAACAAGCTCTCTTCACGAGATTAGGGCAGATGATTGGTAACTCGTAG
- the LOC108825974 gene encoding serine/threonine/tyrosine-protein kinase HT1, whose amino-acid sequence MPGSCFNPFRRSLRSKFSPQPSFSDLSANPSSSKPNRYAESETMEKKRFDSMESWSMILESENVETWEASKGEREEWTADLSQLFIGNKFASGAHSRIYRGIYKQRAVAVKMVRIPTHKEETRAKLEQQFKSEVALLSRLFHPNIVQFIAACKKPPVYCIITEYMSQGNLRMYLNKKEPYSLSIETVLRLALDISRGMEYLHSQGVIHRDLKSNNLLLNDEMRVKVADFGTSCLETQCRETKGNMGTYRWMAPEMIKEKPYTRKVDVYSFGIVLWELTTALLPFQGMTPVQAAFAVAEKNERPPLPASCQPALAHLIKRCWSENPSKRPDFSNIVAVLEKYDECVKEGLPLTSHASLTKTKNAILDRLKGCVSSISSTSSSSSVPVNA is encoded by the exons ATGCCTGGTTCATGTTTCAACCCGTTTCGACGGTCTCTAAGATCCAAGTTCTCTCCACAGCCTTCCTTCTCGGACTTATCCGCTAACCCGTCTTCCTCAAAACCCAACCGGTACGCAGAAAGCGAGacgatggagaagaagagattcgaCAGTATGGAGTCATGGTCGATGATTCTCGAGTCCGAGAACGTGGAGACGTGGGAAGCTTCTAAAGGCGAAAGAGAGGAATGGACCGCAGATCTTTCGCAGCTTTTTATCGGAAACAAGTTTGCTTCCGGAGCGCACAGCAGAATCTATAGAGGGATCTACAAACAAAGAGCCGTCGCTGTGAAGATGGTGAGGATCCCTACACACAAGGAAGAGACAAGGGCTAAACTCGAACAGCAGTTTAAGTCCGAGGTTGCTCTGCTTTCTCGTCTCTTTCACCCTAACATCGTCCAG TTTATTGCGGCGTGCAAGAAACCTCCCGTATACTGCATAATAACAGAGTACATGTCCCAAGGAAACCTCCGAATGTACCTAAACAAGAAAGAGCCTTACTCGCTCTCGATAGAGACTGTGCTAAGGCTGGCTCTAGACATCTCAAGGGGAATGGAGTATCTTCACTCACAGGGTGTTATCCACAGAGACCTAAAGTCCAACAATTTGCTTTTGAATGATGAAATGAGAGTCAAAGTTGCAGATTTTGGGACCTCTTGTCTTGAGACGCAATGCAGAGAGACCAAGGGTAATATGGGAACTTATCGGTGGATGGCTCCGGAGATGATCAAGGAGAAGCCTTACACAAGAAAAGTCGATGTTTATAGCTTCGGTATCGTTCTATGGGAACTCACCACTGCATTGCTTCCGTTCCAAGGCATGACTCCAGTGCAAGCCGCATTCGCAGTCGCTGAAAAG AACGAGAGACCGCCACTGCCGGCGAGCTGTCAACCAGCACTTGCTCACCTGATCAAGAGGTGTTGGTCAGAGAACCCTTCCAAGCGGCCGGACTTCTCAAACATTGTGGCGGTGCTAGAGAAGTACGACGAGTGTGTCAAAGAAGGACTGCCTCTGACGTCACACGCAAGCCTCACCAAGACCAAAAACGCTATTCTTGATCGCCTTAAAGGCTGCGTCTCATCCATCAGCTCAacatcctcttcctcctctgttcCTGTAAATGCTTAA